One stretch of Dissulfurimicrobium hydrothermale DNA includes these proteins:
- a CDS encoding type I restriction-modification system subunit M, giving the protein MKRKNEQPNHSSFTTYNSSLGKTLWAIADKLRGAMNADDFRDYMLAFLFLRYLSDNYEEAAKRELGSDWPELAPDDRRSPLAVWYEKNPDDVPTFEDVMRRKVHYVIKPEYLWSSIAEMARTQDAELLHTLQKGFKFIENESFGSSFQGLFSEINLDSDKLGKTYTQRNERLCAIIGRIAEGLAEFPHERDLLGDAYEYLIGQFAAGSGKKAGEFYTPQQISSILSGIVSLDAQDPANGKREKLGRVLDFACGSGSLLLNVRRRMGKDGVGKLYGQEKNITTYNLARMNMLLHGVRDTEFEIFHGDTLTNEWPLLREENPAKKIEFDAVVANPPFSYRWEPSEALAEDFRFKGYGLAPKSAADFAFLLHGFHFLHREGTMAIIMPHGVLFRGNSEARIRKKLLEDNHIDAVIGLPANLFYSTGIPVCILVLKKCKKFDDVLFINAAEHYQKGKRQNVLLPEHVEKIVETYQHRRGEPHYSRRVSMEEIEQNDFKLNITRYVSTAQAEAEIDLKQVHREIADLTHKIEAARTRHNAFLKELGLPELP; this is encoded by the coding sequence ATGAAAAGGAAAAACGAACAACCGAACCATTCATCATTCACCACTTATAATTCATCATTAGGCAAGACGCTCTGGGCCATCGCCGACAAACTGCGCGGCGCGATGAACGCCGACGACTTCCGCGACTACATGCTGGCCTTCCTCTTTTTGCGCTATCTCTCGGACAACTACGAGGAGGCCGCCAAACGGGAATTGGGGAGCGACTGGCCCGAGCTTGCCCCAGACGACCGGCGTTCGCCGCTGGCGGTGTGGTACGAAAAGAACCCGGACGACGTCCCGACCTTCGAGGACGTGATGCGCCGCAAGGTGCACTACGTCATCAAACCCGAGTACCTCTGGAGCAGCATCGCCGAGATGGCCCGCACCCAGGATGCCGAACTGCTGCACACGCTGCAAAAAGGCTTCAAGTTCATCGAGAACGAATCCTTTGGCAGCAGTTTCCAGGGGCTGTTCTCGGAGATCAACCTCGACTCGGACAAGCTCGGCAAAACCTACACCCAGCGCAACGAGCGGCTGTGCGCCATCATCGGGCGGATCGCCGAAGGCTTGGCGGAGTTTCCCCACGAGCGCGATCTCTTGGGCGATGCCTACGAGTACCTGATCGGGCAGTTCGCCGCCGGGAGCGGCAAAAAGGCCGGCGAGTTCTACACCCCGCAGCAGATCTCGAGCATCCTCTCGGGCATCGTCTCGCTCGACGCCCAGGATCCGGCGAACGGCAAGCGGGAGAAGCTCGGCAGGGTGCTGGATTTCGCCTGCGGGTCCGGCTCGCTGCTCCTCAACGTGCGCCGCCGGATGGGCAAGGACGGCGTGGGCAAGCTCTACGGCCAGGAGAAGAACATCACCACCTACAACCTGGCCCGCATGAACATGCTGCTGCACGGCGTGCGCGATACCGAGTTCGAGATCTTCCACGGCGATACACTCACCAACGAGTGGCCGCTCCTGCGCGAGGAGAACCCGGCCAAGAAGATCGAATTTGACGCGGTGGTGGCCAATCCTCCCTTTAGCTACCGCTGGGAGCCCAGCGAAGCCCTGGCGGAGGATTTCCGCTTCAAGGGGTACGGGCTGGCCCCCAAATCGGCGGCGGATTTTGCGTTCCTCCTGCACGGCTTCCACTTCCTGCACCGTGAGGGGACCATGGCCATCATCATGCCGCACGGGGTGCTCTTTCGCGGCAATAGCGAAGCCAGGATCCGGAAGAAACTCCTGGAGGACAACCACATCGACGCGGTCATCGGCCTGCCGGCGAATCTGTTTTACTCCACCGGCATCCCGGTGTGCATCCTGGTGCTCAAGAAGTGTAAGAAGTTCGACGACGTGCTCTTTATCAACGCGGCGGAACACTACCAAAAAGGGAAACGGCAAAACGTGCTGCTTCCCGAACACGTGGAAAAGATCGTCGAAACCTACCAGCACCGCAGGGGGGAACCACACTATTCCCGCCGGGTGAGTATGGAGGAAATCGAGCAGAACGACTTCAAACTCAACATCACCCGCTACGTGAGCACGGCGCAGGCCGAAGCCGAAATCGATCTGAAGCAGGTGCACCGTGAAATTGCCGATCTCACGCACAAAATCGAGGCCGCCCGGACGCGGCACAATGCCTTTCTCAAGGAATTGGGGCTGCCGGAGTTGCCATGA
- a CDS encoding restriction endonuclease subunit S — translation MKPNTHHSPLTTHHSSLAPALRFPEFRDAGPWEVKQLGDLCDMRAGSFVAAAEIHSEPGDGLYPCYGANGLRGYTRSYTHTGAYSLIGRQGAYCGNVQFVEGSFHATEHAVVVSLKQRANTRFFYYRLVKADLPRLATGQAQPGLSVGRLEGLPVSFPTLAEQQKIADCLSSLDELIELQAKKLEALQAHKKGLMQQLFPREGETTPRLRFPEFRDAGPWEVKRLGELARELLDGDWIESKDQSLDGIRLIQTGNIGLGIYIDNADKVRFISEDTFERLKCSEVFPGDLLISRLPDPAGRCCLIPNIGKRMITAVDCTIVRLDQQKAIPYFCLSYCQTDRYFQEVGTLSAGSTRKRISRQNLGDVRIPTPKLSEQQKIADCLSSLDELIELQARKLEALKAHKKGLMQQLFPNCEL, via the coding sequence ATGAAACCTAACACTCATCATTCACCACTCACCACTCATCATTCATCACTCGCTCCCGCGCTGCGCTTCCCCGAGTTCCGCGACGCCGGGCCGTGGGAGGTGAAGCAGTTGGGGGACCTCTGTGATATGCGAGCTGGAAGTTTCGTGGCGGCAGCGGAAATCCATTCGGAGCCTGGGGATGGCCTTTATCCGTGTTACGGCGCCAATGGCCTGCGCGGCTACACTCGATCATATACGCATACCGGGGCCTATTCCCTGATTGGTCGTCAGGGTGCATATTGTGGAAACGTTCAATTCGTTGAAGGCAGTTTTCACGCGACAGAGCATGCGGTAGTTGTCTCACTGAAACAACGTGCTAACACTCGGTTCTTTTATTATCGGCTTGTCAAGGCCGACTTGCCACGGCTTGCGACGGGGCAAGCACAACCGGGCCTATCTGTAGGTAGGTTGGAGGGACTTCCAGTTTCGTTTCCAACGCTGGCAGAACAACAAAAAATCGCCGACTGCCTGTCATCGCTGGATGAGCTGATCGAGCTTCAGGCGAAGAAGCTCGAGGCCCTCCAGGCCCACAAGAAAGGGCTGATGCAGCAGCTCTTCCCCCGCGAGGGCGAAACCACCCCCCGCCTGCGCTTCCCCGAGTTCCGCGACGCCGGGCCGTGGGAGGTGAAACGGCTTGGAGAACTTGCGCGCGAGCTCTTAGATGGGGACTGGATTGAGTCGAAAGATCAGTCGCTTGATGGCATTCGATTGATCCAAACAGGTAACATCGGACTCGGTATATATATCGACAACGCTGATAAGGTTCGTTTCATTTCTGAAGATACATTTGAGCGCCTTAAATGCTCTGAAGTCTTTCCGGGGGACCTATTGATTTCTAGGCTCCCAGATCCAGCAGGACGCTGCTGTTTGATTCCCAATATTGGGAAAAGGATGATAACCGCCGTGGACTGCACGATCGTACGGTTAGACCAGCAGAAGGCAATTCCATATTTCTGCCTCTCATATTGCCAAACAGATCGATACTTCCAGGAAGTAGGAACTCTATCTGCTGGCTCCACGCGAAAGCGCATTAGCCGACAAAACCTTGGGGATGTTCGGATCCCCACCCCAAAACTCTCCGAACAACAAAAAATCGCCGACTGCCTGTCATCGCTGGATGAGCTGATCGAGCTTCAGGCGAGGAAGCTCGAGGCCCTCAAAGCCCACAAGAAAGGGCTGATGCAGCAACTGTTTCCAAATTGTGAATTATGA
- a CDS encoding four helix bundle protein, protein MSDGRKSVIREKSFAFALRIVRLCRMLESEHRERVLGKQLLRSGTAIGALVREAEYAESKADFIHKMSIAQKEAGETAYWLELCTTPVFWAIKSSLPSFKTNQR, encoded by the coding sequence ATGAGTGATGGACGCAAGAGTGTGATTAGAGAAAAGTCCTTTGCGTTCGCGCTGAGGATTGTCAGGTTGTGCAGGATGTTGGAGAGCGAGCACAGAGAGCGGGTATTGGGCAAGCAGCTGTTGCGCAGCGGTACCGCCATTGGTGCGCTGGTGCGGGAAGCGGAGTACGCGGAAAGTAAGGCCGACTTTATTCACAAGATGTCCATCGCCCAGAAAGAAGCCGGAGAAACCGCCTATTGGCTGGAACTCTGCACCACTCCGGTCTTTTGGGCGATAAAGAGTTCGCTTCCATCATTCAAGACCAATCAGAGATAG
- a CDS encoding type I restriction endonuclease subunit R, producing the protein MKKEHEIEQGLLEKLQALKYTYRPDIRGREALERNFREKFEALNRVRLTDAEFARLLDEIVSPDVFACSDRLRHRNTFQREDGTPLHYQLVNLKDWCKNEFEVVSQLRINTRSSFHRYDVILLVNGLPLAQIELKSLQVSPRRAMQQIVEYKQDAGNGYTNTLLCFMQLFIVSNRSATWYFANNNDEHFRFDADERFLPIYQWATSDNKKVTHLDDFAEDFLAKCTLAEMISRYMVLIQTERRLVMMRPYQIYAVKAIVDCIHEHRGNGYIWHTTGSGKTLTSFKASTLLKDNPDVEKVLFVVDRKDLDRQTREEFNRFQPRCVEENTDTETLVRRLLSDDYADKVIVTTIQKLGLALDADHRKEYRKRLEPLRDKRMVFIFDECHRSQFGENHRAIREFFPKAQLFGFTGTPIFEPNATYKTIEGQEARMVTTADVFGNQLHAYTITHAIEDGNVLRFHVDYYKPEGAPVRPGETLAKQKVVEAILEKHDAATSARRFNALLATASIDDAIEYYRLFREVQARRQQEDPDFQPLNVACVFSPPAGGNRDIAQLQEDLPQEQLDNRKDPDKKREALKEIIADYNARYGTNFSLDTFDLYYQDIQKRIKDHKYPNRDLPREQKIDLTIVVDMLLTGFDSQYLNTLYADKNLKHHGLIQAFSRTNRVLNDSKPYGNILDFRAQKEAVDEAITLFSGEAGERAREIWLVDPAPVVVGRLSEAVQKLQEFMQSQGLACQPEEVANLKGDEARAAFINHFKEVQRLRTQLDQYTDLDAATRTQIEDVLPGDTLRAFQGVYLDVAARLKAEQGKAADPADPVQQLDFEFVLFDSALIDYDYIMKLIERFSAKGPKKQKMTRDELIGLLRSNAKFLDEREEIIEYVNTLKEGEGLSEQQIREGYERFKAEKYARAVAEIAARHGLATEALQGFIDGILRRMIFDPDALTELMKPLGLGWKARAQKELALMEDLAPLLRKLAQGKEISGIESYEL; encoded by the coding sequence ATGAAAAAGGAACACGAGATCGAACAAGGGCTGCTCGAAAAGCTGCAAGCCCTCAAATACACCTACCGCCCCGACATCCGCGGCCGCGAGGCGCTCGAGCGTAACTTCCGGGAGAAGTTCGAGGCGCTCAACCGCGTCCGGCTCACGGACGCCGAGTTCGCGCGGCTCCTCGACGAGATCGTATCGCCCGACGTCTTCGCCTGTTCCGATCGACTTCGCCACCGCAACACCTTCCAGCGCGAGGACGGCACGCCCCTGCACTACCAGCTCGTCAACCTCAAGGACTGGTGCAAGAACGAGTTCGAGGTGGTCAGCCAGCTCCGCATCAACACCCGCTCGAGCTTCCACCGCTACGACGTGATCCTGCTCGTGAACGGCCTGCCCCTCGCCCAGATCGAACTCAAGTCGCTCCAGGTCAGCCCCCGCCGGGCCATGCAGCAGATCGTCGAGTACAAGCAGGATGCGGGCAACGGCTACACGAATACCCTGCTCTGTTTCATGCAGCTTTTCATCGTCAGCAACCGAAGCGCCACCTGGTACTTCGCCAACAACAACGACGAACATTTCCGCTTCGACGCCGACGAGCGCTTCCTGCCCATCTACCAGTGGGCCACGTCGGACAACAAAAAGGTGACCCACCTCGACGATTTCGCAGAGGATTTTCTGGCCAAATGCACCCTCGCCGAGATGATCAGCCGCTACATGGTGCTCATCCAGACCGAGCGCCGGCTCGTAATGATGCGCCCGTATCAGATCTATGCGGTCAAGGCGATCGTCGATTGCATTCACGAGCACCGCGGCAACGGCTATATCTGGCACACCACCGGCTCGGGCAAGACGCTGACCTCGTTCAAGGCCTCGACCCTGCTCAAAGACAACCCCGACGTCGAAAAGGTGCTCTTTGTCGTGGACCGCAAGGACCTCGACCGCCAGACCCGCGAGGAGTTCAACCGCTTCCAGCCGCGTTGCGTCGAGGAGAACACCGACACCGAAACCCTGGTGCGGCGCCTCCTCTCGGACGACTACGCCGACAAGGTGATCGTCACCACCATCCAGAAGCTGGGCCTGGCGCTCGACGCCGACCACCGCAAGGAATACCGCAAGCGCCTCGAGCCCCTGCGAGATAAGCGTATGGTGTTCATTTTCGACGAGTGCCACCGCTCTCAGTTCGGCGAAAACCACCGGGCCATTCGCGAGTTCTTTCCTAAGGCGCAGCTCTTTGGCTTTACCGGCACCCCCATCTTCGAGCCCAACGCCACCTACAAGACCATCGAAGGCCAGGAAGCCCGCATGGTCACCACCGCCGACGTCTTCGGCAACCAGCTCCACGCCTACACCATCACCCACGCTATCGAAGACGGCAACGTGCTGCGCTTTCATGTGGATTACTACAAACCCGAGGGCGCGCCCGTAAGGCCCGGCGAAACGCTCGCCAAGCAAAAGGTGGTCGAGGCCATCCTGGAAAAGCACGACGCCGCAACCAGCGCGCGCCGGTTCAATGCGCTGCTTGCCACCGCCAGCATCGACGACGCCATCGAGTACTACCGGCTCTTTCGGGAGGTCCAGGCCCGCCGGCAGCAGGAAGACCCCGACTTCCAGCCGCTGAACGTGGCCTGTGTCTTCTCCCCACCGGCGGGCGGCAACCGCGACATTGCCCAGCTGCAAGAGGACTTGCCCCAGGAGCAGCTCGACAACCGCAAAGATCCAGACAAGAAACGGGAAGCGCTCAAAGAGATCATCGCCGACTACAACGCCCGCTACGGCACCAACTTTTCTTTGGATACCTTCGACCTCTATTACCAGGACATCCAAAAGCGCATTAAAGACCATAAGTACCCCAACCGCGACCTGCCGCGCGAGCAGAAGATCGATCTCACCATCGTGGTGGACATGCTGCTGACCGGCTTCGATTCGCAGTATTTGAACACGCTGTACGCGGATAAGAACCTCAAGCACCACGGCCTGATTCAGGCCTTTTCGCGCACCAACCGGGTGCTCAACGACTCCAAGCCCTACGGCAACATCCTCGACTTCCGCGCCCAGAAGGAGGCCGTGGACGAGGCCATCACGCTCTTTTCCGGCGAGGCCGGTGAGCGCGCCCGCGAGATCTGGCTGGTGGACCCGGCCCCGGTGGTGGTGGGCAGGCTCTCCGAGGCGGTGCAGAAGCTCCAGGAGTTCATGCAATCCCAAGGGCTGGCATGCCAACCCGAGGAGGTGGCCAACCTCAAGGGCGACGAGGCCCGCGCGGCCTTCATCAACCACTTCAAGGAGGTGCAGCGCCTGCGCACCCAGCTCGACCAGTACACCGACCTGGACGCAGCCACCCGCACCCAGATCGAGGACGTCCTGCCAGGCGATACCCTGCGCGCCTTCCAGGGGGTTTACTTGGATGTAGCCGCCCGGCTCAAAGCCGAGCAGGGCAAGGCCGCTGACCCCGCCGACCCCGTTCAGCAGCTTGATTTCGAGTTTGTGCTGTTCGACTCGGCGCTCATCGACTACGACTACATCATGAAGCTCATCGAGCGCTTTAGCGCCAAGGGACCCAAAAAGCAGAAGATGACCCGCGACGAGCTGATCGGGCTCTTGCGCAGCAACGCCAAGTTCCTCGACGAGCGCGAGGAGATCATCGAGTATGTGAACACCCTGAAGGAGGGCGAGGGCCTCAGCGAGCAGCAGATCCGCGAGGGCTACGAGCGCTTCAAGGCCGAGAAATACGCGCGAGCCGTGGCCGAGATCGCCGCCCGGCACGGCCTGGCGACCGAGGCGCTCCAGGGCTTCATCGACGGCATCCTGCGCCGCATGATCTTCGACCCCGACGCCCTCACCGAGCTAATGAAGCCGCTCGGCCTGGGCTGGAAGGCTCGGGCGCAAAAGGAACTGGCGCTAATGGAGGATCTCGCGCCGCTCCTTAGGAAGCTCGCCCAGGGCAAGGAGATTTCGGGAATTGAGAGTTATGAGTTATGA
- a CDS encoding four helix bundle protein, with the protein MSKIECFEDIQAWQEARILIKESCAISGSGQWAKDYALRDQIRLASISVLTNSTNDAQGARYLGSFIRYLRNNDARRMTCDPETQP; encoded by the coding sequence ATGAGCAAGATCGAATGCTTTGAGGACATCCAGGCCTGGCAGGAGGCCAGAATTTTGATCAAGGAGAGCTGCGCGATTTCTGGAAGTGGGCAATGGGCCAAGGACTATGCCCTTCGGGACCAAATTCGCCTGGCGTCAATCTCCGTTTTGACGAACTCTACGAACGATGCGCAAGGAGCCAGATACCTTGGCAGCTTCATCCGCTACCTGCGAAACAATGACGCACGGCGCATGACGTGCGACCCGGAGACACAACCATGA
- the brxF gene encoding BREX-3 system P-loop-containing protein BrxF, translated as MAEPLADQVLRKIGEVCSLYHRLILMVGPAGSGKTSALQEVSARASAPLINVNLELSRRMLDLTERQRALQAPRLLGEIVGEAMGALPAATLAAQAGLVLLDNIEILFDVHLKQDPLRLLQGLSRNKMVVAAWNGSIVGGHMTYAVPGHPEYRRYPIRDLSIVDASSVERHASSGRWS; from the coding sequence ATGGCGGAGCCCTTGGCGGATCAGGTCCTGCGAAAGATTGGCGAGGTGTGCTCTCTCTATCACCGCCTGATCCTGATGGTGGGGCCGGCGGGAAGCGGGAAGACGTCCGCGTTGCAGGAGGTGTCGGCAAGGGCCTCTGCACCGCTCATCAACGTCAATCTCGAATTGTCTCGCCGGATGCTGGACCTGACCGAACGCCAACGGGCCCTGCAGGCTCCAAGGCTCTTAGGCGAAATCGTGGGTGAAGCCATGGGTGCCTTGCCTGCCGCTACGCTCGCGGCGCAGGCAGGGCTGGTTTTGCTCGACAACATCGAGATCCTTTTCGATGTCCACCTGAAGCAGGATCCTTTGCGTCTGCTTCAGGGATTGTCCCGGAACAAGATGGTCGTGGCCGCCTGGAACGGATCCATTGTGGGTGGTCACATGACCTATGCCGTCCCAGGCCACCCCGAATACCGCCGCTACCCGATTCGCGATTTGAGCATCGTCGACGCGTCCAGCGTCGAGCGTCACGCATCGTCAGGGAGATGGTCATGA
- a CDS encoding helix-turn-helix domain-containing protein, whose amino-acid sequence MEEKPGDVLTIEELSAYLKISKSTLYKLVREGKVPCQKIGRHWRFRKEAIDRWLEDQPVVPSAVQVGTYGDTTNRQDSRFGRAEGVPKGRGPGKA is encoded by the coding sequence ATGGAAGAAAAACCAGGTGATGTCCTGACCATCGAAGAGTTGTCTGCCTACCTGAAGATATCGAAGTCCACGCTCTACAAGCTCGTTCGGGAAGGCAAAGTCCCGTGCCAGAAGATTGGCCGCCATTGGCGCTTCCGGAAGGAAGCCATTGACCGCTGGCTGGAAGACCAGCCTGTCGTGCCGAGCGCTGTGCAGGTAGGAACGTACGGCGATACGACAAATCGGCAGGACAGCCGGTTTGGACGCGCCGAGGGCGTGCCCAAAGGGCGAGGGCCAGGGAAGGCCTGA
- the smpB gene encoding SsrA-binding protein SmpB, which translates to MTKNSIRIVCQNRRARHEYQIDDIFEAGIMLLGPEVKSLRDGRANLGDGYAAFHGGEPWLYNVHISPYPNASDAFHIDPIRPRKLLLHKAENRKLIGKLEERGYTLIPLKIYFKDGKAKVELGLAKGKRLYDKREAVKKRETERELRRRYNIR; encoded by the coding sequence ATGACAAAAAACTCGATCAGGATAGTATGTCAAAACCGCAGGGCGCGGCATGAGTATCAGATAGACGATATATTTGAGGCCGGCATTATGTTGCTCGGTCCAGAGGTGAAGTCCCTGAGAGATGGAAGGGCCAACCTGGGCGATGGATATGCGGCCTTTCATGGGGGGGAACCTTGGCTATACAACGTACACATCTCACCGTATCCCAACGCCTCAGATGCGTTCCATATTGATCCCATCAGGCCTAGAAAGCTCCTGCTTCATAAGGCGGAAAATAGAAAATTAATTGGAAAGCTGGAGGAGCGCGGCTATACGCTCATTCCCCTCAAGATATATTTCAAAGACGGCAAGGCAAAGGTGGAATTGGGCCTTGCAAAGGGCAAAAGGCTATATGATAAGCGCGAGGCCGTAAAAAAGAGGGAGACCGAGCGCGAACTTAGGAGGCGGTACAATATAAGATAG